The genomic interval TTCGAACATGTACTTGTACTCGCGATCCTCCATGCCGCTCAACCGGCGGAGGATCTCGTGCTTGCTCAGGTACTCGTACATGGCCGCTCAGGAAGCCGCCGGACCCAGGTCCGGCTCCGTGTGCACGACCACGTCCACGACGGTGGGAACCCGGTCCAGGATCCGCTCCTTCACCCGATGGGAGAGCTCGTGGGCCTCCTCGATCGGGAGGCCGGGGTCCACCTGGATGTGCAGGTCCACGTGAACGTCGTCCTCCAGACCCCGGGTCCGGACCTTATGGCAGCCCCGGATGCCCGGGATGTCCTGCACCAGAGCCGCAATCCGCTCCGGGGAGATGCGGGCGGCGTCCGCCAGCGAGTCCAGGTTCTGGCCGGCGATCCCCCAGGTCGCCCGGAGGATCAGGCCCACCAGGACCAGCGCCGCCACCGCGTCAACGGCGGGATAGCCGAGGCGGGCGGCCGCGAGCGAGGCCAGGACGGCGGCCGACGCGTAGACGTCCACGCGGGTGTGCAGGGCGTCCGCCAGGAGGATCTGACTCTTGAGCGCCCGCCCCCGCCGCGTCTCGTACCGCGTGACCAGGACGTTGACCCCCATCCCCGCGAGCCTGATGCCGAAAGAGAGAGGGGTCACGATCGGGGCCGCCGGCCACAGCAGACGGCTGACCGCCGCCTTCGCCACCTCGTACGCCGCCAGGAGCAGGAGACCGGCGATGGCCATAGCGGCCAGCGCCTCGAACTTCCGGTGGCCGTAGGGGTGCGTCCCGTCCGGGGGGCGCCTGGCCACCCCGGTGGCGACCAGGCCGACGAGGTTGGACGCTCCGTCCAGCAGGGAGTGGACGCCGTCCGCGGTCATGCTGAGGGCGCCCGTGGCGACGCCGTAGCCCACCTTGGCGAACGCCACCAGCCAATTGAGCAGCAGGACCCGCCACAGGACCGTCCGAATCTCCCAGTGCCGCGCGGGCATCCAGCCGCTCCCCGTCCCCCGCGCCCTCCCGCTCGGCCCTACCGCCCGCCCCTGGGCGCGCCGGCCGCCTCCGTCTCCCGCACTCGCTCCAGGACCACCTGGCAGATCTTCTCGTGCAGCCCCAGGGGCGCCGTCACCCGCACCCTGACCTCCGGGTGATCCTTCGCCGCCTCGGCCACCATCCGGGGGATATCGGTGGTGGAGTGTCGGCCCGGCGCGAGGAAGTAGGGATGGACGGTGATCTCGGTGGCCCCGGCCGCCACACAGGCGGCC from Candidatus Methylomirabilis sp. carries:
- a CDS encoding CbiX/SirB N-terminal domain-containing protein; protein product: MSRAILLVDHGSVKREANEMLADVAAMLQRLTDVPIIRYAHMELAEPTIAQGVAACVAAGATEITVHPYFLAPGRHSTTDIPRMVAEAAKDHPEVRVRVTAPLGLHEKICQVVLERVRETEAAGAPRGGR
- a CDS encoding cation diffusion facilitator family transporter encodes the protein MPARHWEIRTVLWRVLLLNWLVAFAKVGYGVATGALSMTADGVHSLLDGASNLVGLVATGVARRPPDGTHPYGHRKFEALAAMAIAGLLLLAAYEVAKAAVSRLLWPAAPIVTPLSFGIRLAGMGVNVLVTRYETRRGRALKSQILLADALHTRVDVYASAAVLASLAAARLGYPAVDAVAALVLVGLILRATWGIAGQNLDSLADAARISPERIAALVQDIPGIRGCHKVRTRGLEDDVHVDLHIQVDPGLPIEEAHELSHRVKERILDRVPTVVDVVVHTEPDLGPAAS